The Pseudodesulfovibrio sediminis genome includes the window ATTTACTACAAGGTTTTTTTCAAGGACTCGTACTACTTTTTACGGGAGATCCTGAAACGTATTCTGCTATCTGGGCAACAGTAGCAGCGTCATCACTTTCCATGACGGCATCCCTTGTGATCGGCATTCCTCTCGGATTTCTGCTCGGCTACAACAAATTCCCCGGCAAAAAGATCATCCGTACCATTGTGGACACTCTCTTGTCCTTCCCTACTGTGGTCATCGGTCTGCTGGTTTACGCATTTCTCACCCGACATGGGCCACTGGGCGGCACAGGCCTTCTTTTTTCCATCTCCGGCGTGGCCATCGGTCAGACCCTGCTCGGACTGCCCATCATCATTGCCATGACAGCCGCAGCGGTCGAAGCGCTGGACAAACGTCTGCCCATGACATTGATCACACTCGGGGCCAACCCTCGACAAATGATGTGGGCCAGTGTTCTCGAAGCCCGTTATTCCATCATGCTCGCTGCCATGGCCGCATATGGACGCATCGTGTCCGAAGTAGGCATTTCCATGCTGGTAGGCGGCAATTTCAAATGGCACACTCGCACCATTACCACAGCGATTGCCCTCGAAACGAGCAAAGGGGAATTTACTATGGGCATCGCCCTCGGCATCACCCTTCTGGCTGTTGCCCTGACCGTAAATATACTTGCCACCGGCCTGAAAAAGAAGGCCGTTCAATGACCACGCCTCTCATCAGCCTCAAAAATATCCGTCAACGCTACGCAAAGCGAACTGTTCTTTCCATCGATAGTCTGGAGATCATACAAGGACAGATCACTGGTCTTGCCGGTCCAAACGGTTCAGGAAAAACCACCCTTCTCCGCTTGCTCGCTTTTCTGGAGCAACCAGTAGAAGGCACCATCACCTTTCTGGGCAAGCCAACATCTATCAAACCGAACCATATTCATCGACAGGTGACGCTCCTTGTTCAGGAGCCATACCTGCTCAAACGGTCCGTCT containing:
- a CDS encoding ABC transporter permease; its protein translation is MDYLLQGFFQGLVLLFTGDPETYSAIWATVAASSLSMTASLVIGIPLGFLLGYNKFPGKKIIRTIVDTLLSFPTVVIGLLVYAFLTRHGPLGGTGLLFSISGVAIGQTLLGLPIIIAMTAAAVEALDKRLPMTLITLGANPRQMMWASVLEARYSIMLAAMAAYGRIVSEVGISMLVGGNFKWHTRTITTAIALETSKGEFTMGIALGITLLAVALTVNILATGLKKKAVQ